A part of bacterium genomic DNA contains:
- a CDS encoding helix-turn-helix domain-containing protein gives MKKGLSMALELLGHKLRVGFQIRPNNRNSLKRRDDRVIRDYQQGYGIKRLAQKYGLTENRISQILTSNGAREPKWRKMSDEKRKVIFQLQRKGLSKAEIGRQVGVSRERVRQILQQGV, from the coding sequence ATGAAGAAAGGACTCTCAATGGCCCTGGAGCTGCTGGGACACAAGCTGCGTGTCGGATTCCAGATCCGGCCGAACAACCGTAATTCTCTGAAACGTCGGGATGACAGGGTTATCCGTGACTACCAGCAGGGTTATGGTATTAAGCGATTGGCCCAGAAGTACGGCCTGACGGAGAACCGCATTTCCCAGATCCTTACCTCAAACGGGGCGCGCGAGCCCAAGTGGCGCAAGATGAGCGACGAAAAGCGCAAGGTCATTTTCCAGCTCCAGCGCAAGGGTTTGTCGAAGGCCGAGATCGGCCGCCAGGTGGGGGTGTCGCGCGAGCGGGTGCGCCAGATCCTGCAACAGGGTGTCTGA